TTAGAAATCTTTCATAATAACCATCATCACAAGAGAAGATGATTCATCGGTTGATGTCTCGGATGATGATGTGGTAGATTTCGGAACTGTTTTGATGCAGGCTGCCTTAGTTATTAATTAGATGCTCCCGTTGGATTGAGAAATGACCAATATAATAGCAGTCTATAATATCAGAAAAAACTGTCCATAAGAGAACCATCTCCTGTATTATTATGTTAAGGTTCAATTACAAAGAGCCTGGCACCTCTAAAATAATTTTCTACTATTAGCTTATATAATAATCTTTATTACACATTTCTTAACCGGAATCGGTTTATTGTAAACTAAGCGCGGAAGATGAGCATCTTCGGGGAAAAGAAGTATAATTGTATCGCCCTCAAGGGTCGCATAGTTACCATCTTCAACTTTCTCAAGAAGATAACAATCAGTTTTTGCCTTATAAGGTCCAGATGGTTTAGTACCCTCAATTGTACGATAACCAACCTTTTCAATCCCCGAGATGAG
This Atribacterota bacterium DNA region includes the following protein-coding sequences:
- a CDS encoding YhcH/YjgK/YiaL family protein — its product is MIFDKLKNAHKYYCLNPHFEKAFNFLKTTDLENIAAGEYEIDWKNVVVLIQEYTTMSDPPWECHKYHIDLQYLISGIEKVGYRTIEGTKPSGPYKAKTDCYLLEKVEDGNYATLEGDTIILLFPEDAHLPRLVYNKPIPVKKCVIKIII